From the Candidatus Deferrimicrobium sp. genome, the window ATCGACCGGGGTGTTCTCGACCGCGAACCGAACGCCGGCGGGGACCTCGTCGAGGAGTTCGTTCATCGAGGAGAGAAAGGCGCCCCAGCGGTGTGGATACCACTGCCCGGCCGGAAACGAGGTGTGCAGGACCACCGTTCCCCCGCCGTTGCGCGCGAGCCAACCGGCGGCTCGTGCGGTCGCCGCGACGGACTGGAGCCGGTGCGCCTCGTCAACGGAGGAGAGGGAGTACCACCGGTCCTTCTTGTACGTCCGGACGTCCGGGTACAGGGGGGCGTGAACGCTCGCTACGCGGATGCCGTGCTCCGCCATCCGCCGCGCAACCGCGTCGGCCGCGGGGAAGTCGCCGAAGGGGAAGTGGGGCGGCATCGCCCAGATCTCCGCGAAGGAGAAGCCGTATCGGGAATAGAGCGGAAAAATGGCCTCGTCCAGGTCGTGAAAGGCGAACAGATGCGTCGACAGGGAAACGTTCAAGGAGTCCTTCCATTCCTTGCCTTGTGTTCCTGCGCAGTACTCCGCGATAATAACATGACGGTCTGCCTCCGGGCAGTTGCCGCCTGGAGATGACATTGCCGAACCGACTTCGTTCCCTGTGGATGCTCGCCTTTCTCGCCCTGTGCCCGAATTTCGCGATCGCCTCCTCCTCCTCGCAAGTGCACGATGCCGCATTCCGGGAGGGCTGGTCTCTCCTGGAGAAGGAACGATACCCCGAAGCGAGCGCCGTGCTCGCCGGGATTCCTCCCGCGGATTTCGACCTTGAGGATTACGTGGTGTACTTCCGCGGCAAGGCCGCGGCACGTGCCGGGAAACGGACGGAAGCGGTGGAGCTGTTACGGATCCTCGGAGAAAAATTTCCCGAGTCTCCCCTGCTCCCGTATCTACGTCACGAAGTCGCCTACGCGGCCGCCCTCGACAATGATGCCGTCGCGGCGCGCGAAGCGTTCGGCCTTTCCAAAGGGAAGGTGAGCGGGAGCCGACGAAAGGCGGAGGAAGGATATGTCGCCGCGTTCCTTGCCGGTGAGAAGGGGCCCACGGCCGAAGCGGCGACGCTGCACCTCGAGAATTTCTCGGCCTACGCGGCGCGGGAGGCCGGGATCCTCTCCTTCGAGCGCCTTTGGGAGTGGCGCTCCGACGGCCTCCTCGCGGGATGGGACCTGTCGCCGGGATTCTACGCGAAGTTCGCCAAGGCGGCAGCCCGCGCCGGGGAAGTGGAACGGGCGAGGGCTCTCTTCGAAGAGGCGATCCTCCGTTTCCCCCCCTCCGGGGAATTTTTCGCGCTGATCCTGGATTACGCCGAGTTCCACCGGAAGCAGGGGGAGACCGCGGAGGCCGCGGCGCTCCTGGAAACGCATCTGGCGGACGCCCCGCCGGCGTTCCGATCCGAGGCCCGCTTCCTTCAGGCGCGGGTGGAGTGGAAGGCGGGCCGGCTCGCGGAAGCGCGCAAGGAATTCCTCGAGATCGCCGAGGGGAGCACTCTCCCCGGAACGTCGGAACGGGCGCGGTACCTTGCCGCGTGGATCGCCGAGGACGAGGGGGACCTCGCGGGGTCGACGGAATCGTTCGGACGTCTCCTGAACGCCCGGGACGATTCGATCCGGCAGGAGTCGCTCTTCCGGTTCGCCTACGGCCTCTACCGCACAGGCCGCCCCGCCGAGGCGATCGCTGCGTTCGAAGTCGGGGAAAACGGAGGGGGCGGGACGGTGGAGCGCGCCCGGAATCGGTATTGGAAGGCACGGGCGCTTCGCGACGCCGGCAGGGGGGCGGAGGCGGCGCCGATCTTCGCAGACCTGGCCGGAGACGCGTTCGCCGGGATCTACGCGCTCTTCGCGGTTTCGGCGCGGGGAGACGAGACGTTCCGGTTCCTGAATGCCTCCTCCACCGGCGAGACGAAGGCGTGCGGCGAGGAGCGCGAACGGCTCTGGATGCGAATCCGGAGGGCGGACTGGGGGCCGGCCGACGCCGAGAAGGTCCGGCGGGCGGAACGGCTGACCCTCCTCGGTGTGATCGAGTACGCCGTTCTCGAGGCGGAGCGTGTTGACCGCGCGGCGGCGCGGAGGGCGATCGGGACCGGCGGAACGCCGGGCATCTTCCGGTATCTTGCCGGCGATCTGAGGGGCGGCATCTACGAGACGTCGAATATCCCCCTCGACCCGATGCATCCCGGGCTGGTGGACAGGATCCAGTACCCTCTTGCCCCCGAGTTCCTCGCCGATTGCGATCGCCGACGCTCCGGGATCGATCCGCTCGTCCTCCATGCGGTCATCCGACAGGAGTCGCGTTTCCAGCCGGATGCCCTTTCCTCCGCGGGCGCCGTGGGTCTGATGCAGCTCATGCCAAGGACGGCGGCGGAGGCGGCACGGAAGGAGAAGATGCCGAAGCCGGGTCGGAGGGAGCTGCTGCGCCCTGCCGTGAACATCCGCCTTGGCGCGGCGTACCTGTCACGCCTCGTGAAGGAGTACCGGGGGGACTATATCCGGGCGGTTGCGGCGTATAACGCGGGGGAGGCGATGGTGGACCGTTGGTGGAAACAGGCGAACGGCGATCCGGCGGCGTTCCTCGAAGGCGTCAATTACAAGGAGACGCGCTTCTACCTTCGCAGGGTCTTCCTCAACCTTCTCCAATATTACCGGATTTACCGTCCGGAGATGTTCGCAAGGTATTTTCCCAAGCCTCCCGCAGGAGGGAAGAAAGCAGCCGACGCCGTGCCGCCCCCACCGCCAGCGGGGCCGTCCGACAACGTTCTGTCGACGCCGCCCACTCCCGAAGCCGTCCCGAACGAACCGCCGACGCCGCCACCGCCCGCCGGAAAGTAGGCCGGTCCCGGGTCTCCCGGGCCAGCCGGTCGATCGTCTCCGCCTGGTCATTCTCCCCCTTGCACACGAGCACGACGTCGCACCCGGCGGTCACCGCGAGGACCGCCGCCTCACCGATGCCGTACCGATCCGCGATCGCCTTCATCTCCAATGCATCCGAGATGATCGTTCCCCGGAACCGCATCCGGCCCCGCAGAAGGTCGTGCAGGATCTTCCGGGACAATGTGGCCGTCAGCGTGCGGTCGAGCGCGGGGTACATCACATGGGCGGTCATGAGCGCGGGAATCCCCGCCCGGACGGCGAGTCGGAAGGGGAGCAGTTCGCGGCGAAGGAGTGTCCGCATTCCCGCCCGGACAACCGGCAGCTCCTGGTGGGAGTCGGCGGAGGTGTCCCCGTGACCCGGGAAATGTTTTCCGACCGGAAGAATTCCCCGGGAGAGCGATCCCTTCGCAAACGCGATCCCGAGGGCAGCCGCGGTGCGCGGGTCTTCGGAGAAGGCACGGTCCCCGATCACCGGATTGCGCGGGTTGCTCCCCACGTCGAGGACCGGGGCGAAATTCATGTCGATCCCCACCGCCCGAAGCTCTGCGGCGGTTGCCGCGCCGACCGCTTCCGCTACGGACTCGTTCCGGCAGCAGAACAGGGAGCAGGCGCGGGCCGGGGGAAACCGGGTAAACGGGGG encodes:
- the nagZ gene encoding beta-N-acetylhexosaminidase; the encoded protein is MKHGIEPIASPLWVGFDGKALSPALARWLAHGEVAGVVLFSRNIESPAQVRALCREIRSSAGRGNPLPLIAVDQEGGRVARFKEPPFTRFPPARACSLFCCRNESVAEAVGAATAAELRAVGIDMNFAPVLDVGSNPRNPVIGDRAFSEDPRTAAALGIAFAKGSLSRGILPVGKHFPGHGDTSADSHQELPVVRAGMRTLLRRELLPFRLAVRAGIPALMTAHVMYPALDRTLTATLSRKILHDLLRGRMRFRGTIISDALEMKAIADRYGIGEAAVLAVTAGCDVVLVCKGENDQAETIDRLARETRDRPTFRRAVAASAVRSGRLREWAASTERCRTAPLAVGAARRRLLSSLLREAWENTLRTSPDGKSGNIGEG
- a CDS encoding sugar phosphate isomerase/epimerase family protein, coding for MNVSLSTHLFAFHDLDEAIFPLYSRYGFSFAEIWAMPPHFPFGDFPAADAVARRMAEHGIRVASVHAPLYPDVRTYKKDRWYSLSSVDEAHRLQSVAATARAAGWLARNGGGTVVLHTSFPAGQWYPHRWGAFLSSMNELLDEVPAGVRFAVENTPVDSGQVSVILDIVDRYPADRVGVCLDLGHAHIEENALSAVHAAGPRLIHVHASDNRGEKDEHLVPGKGAIPWNSVTKALRETGFEGPFTVELRDYTRGENPPYRDFDQILSDCRASLDRIFRGTP